In Pseudomonas grandcourensis, the DNA window CCCCGATACGACAGCTTTCAGCGCTTTACGACGCAACATCACAAAATGGCACGCCCACTGCACTGCCCTCCCCGAGCTTTCCAAACCACTCAGGGAGCAACCCCATGAACACACAACTCAAACCCACTCTGGGCACCTTGCACCTTTGGGGCATTGCGGTCGGGCTGGTGATTTCCGGAGAGTATTTCGGCTGGAGCTATGGCTGGGGCGTGGCCGGAACCCTGGGCTTTCTGGTGACCTCATTCATGGTCGCCACCATGTACACCTGCTTCATCTTCAGCTTCACCGAACTGACCACCGCCATTCCCCATGCCGGCGGTCCCTTTGCCTACAGCCGTCGCGCCTTTGGCGAGAAAGGCGGATTGATCGCCGGGCTGGCGACACTGATCGAATTCGTCTTTGCCCCACCGGCGATTGCCCTGGCCATTGGCGCCTACCTCAATGTCCAGTTTCCAGCCCTGGACCCGAAACACGCTGCAGTCGGTGCCTACATCGTCTTCATGGGCCTCAACATCCTCGGCGTGAAACTGGCAGCCACCTTCGAACTGGTGGTCTGCGTGTTGGCGGTCGCCGAACTGCTGGTGTTCATGGGCGTGGTCGCCCCGGCATTCAGCTTCAGCCATTTCGCCCTCAATGGCTGGGCCGGTTCCGATGTATTCGGTGCTCCGGCGATTGCCGGGATGTTTGCGGCGATCCCCTTCGCCATCTGGTTTTTCCTCGCCATCGAAGGCGCAGCCATGGCCGCCGAAGAAGCCAAGGACCCGAAACGCACGATTCCCAAGGCTTACATCAGCGGTATCCTGACCCTGGTGCTGCTGGCGATGGGGGTGATGTTCTTCGCCGGTGGCGTCGGCGACTGGCGCACCCTGTCGAACATCAACGACCCGCTGCCCCAGGCGATGAAAACCGTGGTCGGCGAAAGCTCGGGCTGGCTGCACATGCTGGTGTGGATCGGCCTGTTTGGTCTGGTGGCGAGCTTCCACGGGATCATCCTTGGCTACTCGCGGCAGTTCTTCGCCCTCGCCCGGGCCGGTTACCTGCCGGCGTCCCTGGCCAGACTGTCACGTTTTCAAACCCCGCACCGGGCGATCATCGCCGGCGGTGTCATCGGCATTGCAGCCATCTACAGCGACGGCTTGATCAACCTCGGCGGCATGACGTTGACCGCCGCGATGATCACCATGGCCGTGTTCGGCGCCATCGTGATGTACATCATGAGCATGCTCAGCCTGTTCAAACTGCGTAAAACCGAGCCGAACTTGGAGCGCACCTTCCGCGCCCCTTGCTACCCGCTGGTGCCGTTCATTGCACTGATGCTGGCGGTGGTGTGCCTGGTGGCGATGGCCTGGTTCAACACGTTGATCGGCCTGATCTTCCTGGGCTTCATGGCGGCAGGTTTCGTGTACTTCATGCTCACCGCACAACTACGCGCCGACGCGCCGGCAGATGCGATGCTGACCGGACATTGAAAGCGTTCGAGTGAACCTCGAGCAACAGGCATAGAATGGGGATGATAGCGATGGAACTGCGATGAAACCCCATCACTCAAAACGGTATGCACGTTCGGTTGGCGAACCCTCGCCGACCGCCTGCTTTTCAAGGAGAGTCCTATGCCCTGGTATGCCTGGTTGATTCTGGTCGTTGCCATCGGCTCGATCGTTGGTGGTCTGATGCTGCTGCGCGACACCGCCAACAAGGTCGAACTGACCGAAGAACAACGCAAGCGCGTCGCCGAACGCAATGCGGAAATGGACGCCAAGGAAGCGCAAGACCGCTGACTGAAAACCCCGCCTTGCACGGCGGGGTTTGTTTTTGCGTGGAAACTCCCGAAATCACGCCGCTTTGCACCCATATCGAAGCATCTGCATGTTTTTTAGAAGTAGAAGTACAGTCACCATGCAATTTTCATTGGTTAATATGGCCGCATTGATGCGGAGATATCAGATGCGTTACTCGCAGGACCATAAAGCCC includes these proteins:
- a CDS encoding DUF2897 family protein, whose protein sequence is MPWYAWLILVVAIGSIVGGLMLLRDTANKVELTEEQRKRVAERNAEMDAKEAQDR
- the eat gene encoding ethanolamine permease, whose translation is MNTQLKPTLGTLHLWGIAVGLVISGEYFGWSYGWGVAGTLGFLVTSFMVATMYTCFIFSFTELTTAIPHAGGPFAYSRRAFGEKGGLIAGLATLIEFVFAPPAIALAIGAYLNVQFPALDPKHAAVGAYIVFMGLNILGVKLAATFELVVCVLAVAELLVFMGVVAPAFSFSHFALNGWAGSDVFGAPAIAGMFAAIPFAIWFFLAIEGAAMAAEEAKDPKRTIPKAYISGILTLVLLAMGVMFFAGGVGDWRTLSNINDPLPQAMKTVVGESSGWLHMLVWIGLFGLVASFHGIILGYSRQFFALARAGYLPASLARLSRFQTPHRAIIAGGVIGIAAIYSDGLINLGGMTLTAAMITMAVFGAIVMYIMSMLSLFKLRKTEPNLERTFRAPCYPLVPFIALMLAVVCLVAMAWFNTLIGLIFLGFMAAGFVYFMLTAQLRADAPADAMLTGH